The following coding sequences lie in one Apium graveolens cultivar Ventura chromosome 1, ASM990537v1, whole genome shotgun sequence genomic window:
- the LOC141674272 gene encoding uncharacterized protein LOC141674272 gives MKEAVQNPNVVAGTLLVNSVEAKVLIDSGSTRSFISEQFVHKLYCEIQWLGETLIIKLANDDQVHVDRVCPGCDIEIAGHHFSVDLITFKLGEFDVILGMDWLADNNSQIDCVNKKVNLRTEENATEIPKIEDISVVYEFLDVFPDELPRLPPDRNIEFTIDLAPGTEPVSTAPYGMELVEMKVLKNEKFTWNEECEESFQEMKNRLVTASVLVLPDDQEDFVIYSDASYRGLGCVLMQHNNVITYASRQLKPHEQKYPTHNLELAAIIELNMRQRRWLQLIKDYDVPINYHSGKANVVADALSRKKSLNMLTSSEELIREFDKMEIEVRIPEKSTEMNYAMTFQPELLEKIRRCQEEVMNHEIDNLTGEEITSKNDNKGILHFASRIWIPNIPELKEEIL, from the exons ATGAAAGAAGCTGTGCAGAATCCaaacgtggttgcaggtacacttctTGTGAATTCTGTAGAAGCAAAAGTCTTGATTGATTCTGGTTCcacaagatcttttatttctgagcAATTTGTCCATAAGCTATACTGTGAAATTCAATGGTTGGgcgaaacgttaattataaaattagcgaatgacgaccagGTTCATGTAGACCGGGTATGTCCAGGGTGTGATATCGAAATAGCAGGACATCACTTCTCTGTTGACTTGATAACTTtcaagttgggagaatttgatgttattctagggatggattggttagccGACAATAATTCCCAGATCGATTGCGTGAATAAGAAGGTGAATCTGCGAACTGAAGAAAATGCAACC GAAATTCCAAAAATTGAAGACATTTCCGTGGTATATGAATTTCttgatgtctttccagatgaacttccaagACTACCTCCGGATCGAAATATCGAGTTTACCATCGACTTAGCACCAGGTACCGAACCAGTTTCGACAGCTCCGTATGGAATGGAACTAGTTGAAATGAAAGTACTG aaaaatgaaaagTTTACATGGAATGAagaatgtgaagaaagttttcaagaaatgaagaatcGACTAGTTACCGCCTCTGTACTTGTGCTACCAGATGATCAAGAAGATTTCGTTATTTACAGCGATGCTTcctatcgaggacttggatgtgtattAATGCAGCACAATAATGTAATTACGTATGcttctagacaactgaaacctcatgaacaaaaatatccgaCGCATAATCTGGAATTAGCTGCCATT attgaactcaacatgagacagcGACGCTGGCTACAGCTAATCAAAGACTACGACGTGCCAATCAACTATCATTcaggtaaagcaaatgttgtagcagatgcattAAGTCGAAAAAAAAGTTTAAATATGTTGACATCCTCAGAAGAATTGATCAGAGAGTTTGATaaaatggaaattgaagttcgtatTCCAGAAAAATCCACTGAAATGAACTATGCAATGACATTCCAGCCAGAACTGTTGGAAAAGATAAGAaggtgtcaagaggaagtaatgaaTCATGAAATCGACAacttgacaggagaagaaattacaagtAAGAATGATAACAAAGGAATCTTGCACTTTGCCTCAAGAATCTGGATTCCCAATATAccagaattgaaagaagaaattttatGA